The following coding sequences lie in one Gloeocapsa sp. PCC 73106 genomic window:
- a CDS encoding DUF2949 domain-containing protein — MEFKTEAQLTQFLIEELGISTNSINLAKRQSSSGEAVLPIVLWQYGLVSLSQLATIWDWLETV; from the coding sequence ATGGAATTTAAAACCGAAGCTCAACTTACTCAGTTTTTAATCGAAGAATTAGGTATTTCCACTAATTCAATTAATCTGGCTAAGCGCCAAAGTAGTAGCGGAGAAGCTGTACTCCCCATTGTTTTATGGCAATACGGACTAGTCAGTCTTTCCCAGCTAGCTACAATTTGGGACTGGTTAGAGACAGTATAA
- a CDS encoding histidine phosphatase family protein yields the protein MSLTLYLLRHGETKYSLTGGYCGSLDPELTPEGMQMAQAFAEAYQSLSWTAVYASPMRRTIATAKPLCEALGLEMELRDGLKEIDYGKWEDKTSEWVKEHYLDDYINWMTEPSWNPPTGGETGIQIASRASLVILEIERKYLSGNVLVVSHKATIRIILCNLLGIDLGRYRDRIDLPAGGLTKVKFGVHGPLLQSLSDRSYLDESLRARVGT from the coding sequence ATGAGCTTAACTTTATATCTGCTAAGACATGGAGAAACTAAATATAGCCTCACAGGGGGCTATTGTGGTAGTCTCGATCCAGAGTTAACCCCGGAAGGAATGCAAATGGCCCAAGCTTTTGCTGAGGCTTATCAATCTCTTTCCTGGACTGCTGTTTATGCTAGTCCTATGCGCAGAACGATCGCCACTGCTAAACCCCTCTGCGAAGCTTTAGGATTAGAGATGGAGTTGCGCGATGGACTCAAAGAAATCGATTACGGTAAGTGGGAGGATAAAACATCTGAATGGGTCAAAGAACACTATTTAGATGATTATATTAATTGGATGACTGAACCATCTTGGAATCCCCCTACAGGAGGAGAAACGGGCATTCAGATCGCTAGCCGTGCTTCTTTGGTAATCTTGGAAATTGAAAGAAAATATCTCAGTGGTAACGTACTAGTAGTATCGCATAAGGCGACGATTAGGATTATTTTATGCAATCTGTTGGGTATTGATTTGGGACGATACCGCGATCGCATCGATTTACCCGCAGGAGGTTTAACAAAAGTTAAGTTTGGAGTACATGGTCCCCTGTTACAAAGTTTGAGCGATCGCTCTTATCTAGACGAAAGTCTGCGTGCTCGCGTTGGGACTTAA
- the hemF gene encoding oxygen-dependent coproporphyrinogen oxidase, with the protein MAVLNLESENFALPPTDSRTRVKQFLHLLQDEICTALEKVDGVSEFQEDSWEREEGGGGRSRVIKSGGVFEQGGVNFSEVWGKQLPPSILKQRPEAQGHQFYATGTSMVLHPHNPYVPTVHLNYRYFEAGPVWWFGGGVDLTPYYPFAEDAVHFHRTLKSACDQHHQEYYSVFKPWCDEYFYLAHRDEARGIGGIFFDYQDGQGSLYRGSEPQGKAGTYSEQMVGSLPSRSWEDLFQFVMACGRAFLPAYLPILERRGGLEYGDRERNFQLYRRGRYVEFNLVYDRGTIFGLQTKGRTESILMSLPPLVRWEYGYQPEPNTPEAELYHTFLKPQDWVNW; encoded by the coding sequence ATGGCAGTTTTAAATCTAGAATCAGAAAACTTTGCTCTTCCCCCTACTGACTCAAGAACCCGAGTAAAGCAGTTTCTGCATTTACTACAAGATGAAATTTGTACCGCTCTAGAAAAAGTTGATGGTGTCAGCGAGTTTCAAGAAGATAGTTGGGAAAGGGAAGAAGGCGGTGGGGGACGTTCACGCGTAATCAAGTCAGGGGGAGTTTTTGAGCAAGGGGGCGTTAATTTTTCTGAAGTTTGGGGTAAACAATTACCACCTTCGATTCTCAAGCAACGACCTGAAGCACAAGGACATCAATTTTATGCTACGGGCACGTCTATGGTCTTACACCCACATAATCCCTACGTTCCTACTGTTCATCTCAATTATCGCTATTTTGAAGCCGGTCCAGTTTGGTGGTTCGGGGGTGGAGTGGATTTAACTCCCTACTATCCTTTTGCTGAAGATGCAGTTCATTTTCACCGTACTCTTAAGTCAGCTTGTGATCAACACCATCAGGAGTATTATTCGGTCTTTAAGCCTTGGTGTGATGAATATTTTTACTTAGCCCATCGAGATGAAGCAAGGGGAATAGGAGGGATTTTCTTTGACTATCAAGATGGTCAAGGCTCATTGTACCGGGGTTCGGAACCTCAGGGAAAAGCGGGAACTTATTCTGAGCAAATGGTAGGATCGCTTCCCTCTCGTAGTTGGGAAGATTTGTTTCAGTTTGTTATGGCTTGCGGTAGAGCTTTTTTACCCGCTTATTTACCCATCTTAGAAAGAAGAGGAGGGTTAGAGTATGGCGATCGCGAACGCAATTTTCAGCTTTATCGTCGCGGACGTTATGTAGAATTTAATTTAGTCTACGACCGCGGTACCATTTTTGGTCTACAAACCAAGGGTAGAACCGAATCTATCCTGATGTCTTTACCTCCTTTGGTACGATGGGAATATGGTTATCAACCTGAACCAAATACACCCGAAGCTGAGCTTTATCATACTTTTCTCAAACCCCAAGATTGGGTTAATTGGTAA